The following proteins are co-located in the Podarcis raffonei isolate rPodRaf1 chromosome 5, rPodRaf1.pri, whole genome shotgun sequence genome:
- the SLC33A1 gene encoding acetyl-coenzyme A transporter 1, with protein MSPTISYKDSSRQRRPGSYQNSVDMLKRELPPPDFCGDGRAEVADDREALLQEPSVTPLGTPRGYRAELGSILLLLFLYVLQGIPLGLAGSIPLILQSKNVSYTDQAFFSFVFWPFSLKLLWAPLVDAVYFKSFGRRKSWLVPTQYTLGLFMMYLSRQVDSLLGEEDGKSPDVVALTVTFFLFEFLAATQDIAVDGWALTMLSRENVGYASTCNSVGQTAGYFLGNVLFLALESASFCNKYLRFQPQPRGIVTLSDFLFYWGAVFLITTTLVALLKKEDRERHPSKEETKGIMDTYKLLFSIVKMPAVLTFCALILTAKIGFSAADAVTGLKLVEEGVPKEHLALLAVPMVPLQIILPLIISKYTAGPQPLNTFYKAMPFRLLFGLEFAFLVWWTPKVKYEGGFPIYYYIILLLSYALHQVTLYSMYVAIMAFNAKVSDPLIGGTYMTLLNTVSNLGGNWPATVALWLVDPLTVKECVGAQGHNCGTAAAAELCTKEGGSCIITLDGYYVESLICVALGFVWWLFLGPKFKKLQDERASSWKCRRTNS; from the exons ATGTCCCCCACCATCTCCTACAAAGACAGCAGCCGGCAGCGCCGGCCGGGCTCCTACCAGAACTCGGTGGATATGCTGAAGAGGGAGCTCCCTCCCCCGGACTTCTGCGGGGATGGCCGCGCCGAAGTGGCAGATGACCGAGAGGCGCTTCTCCAAGAGCCGAGCGTCACGCCTCTGGGGACACCCCGGGGCTACCGAGCGGAGCTGGGCAGCATCTTACTGCTCCTCTTCCTCTACGTGCTGCAGGGCATCCCGCTGGGGCTGGCGGGCAGCATCCCGCTCATCTTGCAAAGCAAGAACGTCAGCTACACGGACCAGGCTTTCTTCAGCTTCGTCTTCTGGCCTTTCAGCTTGAAGCTGCTGTGGGCCCCCCTGGTGGATGCCGTGTACTTCAAGAGCTTTGGCCGGCGCAAGTCGTGGCTTGTGCCCACTCAGTACACCTTGGGGCTTTTTATGATGTACCTTTCCAGGCAGGTGGACTCTTTGCTTGGGGAGGAGGATGGCAAAAGCCCAGATGTGGTGGCTCTTACAGTGACCTTCTTCTTGTTTGAGTTTCTGGCAGCCACTCAGGACATAGCTGTAGATGGCTGGGCATTGACTATGTTGTCTCGGGAGAATGTGGGCTATGCTTCCACTTGTAACTCTGTGGGACAGACAGCTGGCTACTTCTTGGGAAATGTCTTGTTCTTGGCTCTGGAATCAGCCTCCTTCTGCAACAAGTATTTGCGGTTTCAGCCTCAACCCAGAGGAATTGTAACGCTTTCAG ATTTCCTATTTTACTGGGGTGCTGTTTTCTTAATCACTACCACCTTGGTCGCACTCTTGAAAAAAGAAGATAGGGAAAGACACCCatcaaaagaagaaacaaaaggcATCATGGATACGTACAAGCTGCTCTTCTCAATAGTAAAAATGCCAGCAGTCCTTACATTTTGTGCCCTGATTTTAACAGCAAAA ATTGGATTCTCGGCAGCGGATGCAGTCACAGGCCTCAAACTGGTAGAAGAAGGAGTACCTAAAGAACACTTGGCTCTTCTTGCTGTTCCAATGGTTCCACTGCAGATCATATTGCCTCTGATTATCAGCAAATACACAGCAGGTCCACAGCCCCTGAACACATTTTACAAAGCTATGCCTTTTAG ATTACTGTTTGGGTTGGAATTTGCTTTCTTGGTTTGGTGGACTCCCAAAGTAAAATACGAAGGAGGATTTCCCATCTATTACTATATTATATTGCTTCTGAGTTATGCTTTGCATCAG GTTACGCTGTACAGCATGTATGTTGCTATAATGGCTTTCAATGCCAAAGTTAGTGACCCACTCATAGGCGGAACGTACATGACGCTACTTAATACAGTGTCGAATTTGGGAGGAAACTGGCCGGCAACAGTAGCTCTTTGGCTTGTGGATCCACTTACAGTGAAGGAGTGTGTCGGAGCTCAAGGACATAACTGTGGGACTGCAGCTGCGGCAGAA CTTTGTACAAAAGAAGGTGGATCTTGTATTATTACCTTGGATGGTTATTATGTGGAATCCTTAATATGCGTGGCTTTGGGATTTGTTTGGTGGTTGTTTCTCGGTCCCAAATTCAAAAAGCTGCAGGACGAGAGGGCATCTTCATGGAAATGCAGGAGAACCAATTCATAG